Genomic segment of Kibdelosporangium phytohabitans:
CTGGCCGACTCCGGTGTCGCGATCCTGATGATCTCCAGTGAACTGCCGGAGCTGATCGGGATGAGCGACCGGATCCTGGTCATGCGCGACGGCCGGCTGGCGGGCCAGTTGCCGGCGGGTTCGTCCGAGGAGGCCGTGATGGCCTTGGCCACCGGGAGCGGCACATGACGGCGGCCGAGGCAGCACAACCCACGCGGCACAAAGCGATCCGCGGACTGCGTGTGACGCCGACGCTGACGGTCTACGCGGCTCTCGTTGTCCTGCTGGTGATCGGCAGCACCCTGGTCGGGCTGCACGGCGGTGTGCTGCTCGACCACGGCGGCATCCTCAACATCCTGACTCGCGGCACCGTGCTCGGACTGGTCGCGATCGGGCAGACGATGGTGATCCTGACCGGTTCGCTCGACCTGTCGGTGGCGTACCTGATCGGCCTGTGTTCGCTGATCGCCGCCGAGACGATGGCAGGCGACCCCGGCATGGTCGTGCCCGCCGTGCTGCTGACCGTGGGGTTCGCCGCCCTCGTCGGCCTGGTCAACGGTCTGGTGGTCACCGCGCTGAAGGTCAACGCGTTCATCGCCACCCTCGGCGTCGCGCTGATCATCCGCGGCTACCTCGAGAACACGTACACCGGGCCGGCCGGGTCTGTCCCGCGTGGCTTCCAGCACCTCGGGTATGACCGGATAGGCCCGGTTCCGTTGTCCACAGTGGTCATGCTGGTGCTCGCCGCCCTCGTGTGGTGGTACCTCACACGGACCAAGGGCGGCTACCACGTCTACGCCGTCGGCGGCGACGTGGAGGTGGCGCGGCTGTCGGGGATCCGGACCGGGCGCACGATCGTCAAGATGCACGTGCTGTGCTCGGTGATGGCCGGGCTCGCGGCGCTGTTCCTGGTCAGCAGGCTCGGTTCGGGTGCGCCCCACGTCGGTGCGGACGGCGGGTACGACCTCGAGTCGATCGCGGCGGTGGTGCTCGGCGGCACGCTGCTGTCCGGCGGTCGAGGCGGTGTGGCGGGGACCATCGGCGGAGTCCTGATCCTCGCCACACTCGACACCATCTTCGACGACCTCGGTGTGACGCCGTTCCTCAAGGACGTGGTGCGCGGCGCGGTCCTGATCGTCGCCGTCGCCCTCTACGCGCGCAGCCAGCTCGCGAGGAGGGCCCGATGACGCACACGCAGGCGCGGCGCGCCAAGCCGGCGCCCGGAACCGTCCCCGTGCTCGTGGTGCTCGCCGTTCTGCTTGTCGCGCTTGCCTTCGCGGGTACGGCCTACCAGCAGCCCGCCGGGTATCTCGCGCTGCTCAAGCGTGCGGCGCCGTTGATGATCCTGGCGATCGGGCAGTACTTCGTGATCGTCAGCGGCGGGTTCGACCTGTCGGTCGGCTCGCTGGTCACCGCCGAGGTGGTGATCGCCGCGCGGCTGATCGACGGCGACGACTCCGCGACCGGCTGGGTGATCCTCGTGATGCTGGCCATCGGCGTGGTGGTTGGCCTGGTCAACGGGGTGATCACGACCCGGCTGCTGGTGCCGTCGTTCATCGTGACGCTGGGAATGCTGCTGGTGCTCGACGGCGCGGTGTTCCTGTGGACGGGTGGCGCGCCGCGGGGCGCGTTGTCCGATTCGTTCCGGACCATTGGCAGGCAGGGCATCGACGGCGTCCCCGTGATCGGTCAGGTGCCGTGGTCGGTGGTCGTGCTCGTGGCGATCGTGGCGTTGGCCGTGGTGTTCATCCGCAGCCCGGCCGGGCGCACGCTGATCGCGGTCGGTGACAACGAGACCGCGGTGTGGCTGGGCGGGGGCCGGGTCGAACGCCTCCGCACGCTCGCGTTCGTGTTGTCCGGGCTGTCCGCCGCGGTCGCGGCGATCCTCCTCGGTGGTTTCGCCGGGGTGTCCGCCCAGGTCGGCGATGGTCTGGAGTTCCGGGTCATCACCGCGGTCGTGCTGGGCGGTGTGGTGCTCGGCGGTGGCCGCGGCTCGTGGCCGCGGCCATGGCCGGGGCGCTCACGCTGGAGTCGTTGTTCTCGTTGCTCAACCTGCTCGGTGTGTCCGGTGGGCTGGAATCCGCCGTGCAGGGCGTGATCATCATCGCGGCGGTGGCATACGCCGCCATCGACTGGAGGAGGAAGAGAGCTTGAAACGCCTGCTCTCCGCCAGCTTCGCTCTTCTCGTCCTGACCGGGTGCTCGACCGACCTGCCGGACGCCGCGCCCCCTGGCTCGTCCGGCGCGCCGAGCAAGCCGGAGTTCTTCGACCAAGCCGAACACGACCGGCAGTTGTCCTTGCGGGACGCCAAACCGGTCGGGCCCGCGGACAAGCCGTGGGAACAGGCGCTGAACCCGGAAGCGGCCGACACCGCCAGGTTCGCCAAACCCGGACCGTACGAGATCTGTTTCTCCAACGCCTCGGTGGACAACCCGTGGCGCCAGGTCGGCTGGAAGACCATGCAGGTCGAGGCCACCTTGCACCCGGAGATCAGCAAGTTCACCGTGCTGGACGCCGAGGCGAAGGACGACAAGCAGATCAGCGACATCCAGCAGCTGACTTCCGGCGGCTGCAGCGCGTTGATCGTCTCCCCGAACACGACGGCCACGCTGACCCCGGCTGTGCAAGCCGCGTGCGCCAAGGGAATTCCGGTGATCGTGTTCGACCGCGGCGTGAACACCCAGTGCCCGGTCACGTTCATCCACCCGATCGGCGGTTACGCGTTCGGCGCGACCGCGGCGGAGTTCCTCGCCTCGAAGGTCGGTCAGGGCGGTAAAGTCCTGGCCCTGCGGGTGCTGCCCGGGGTGGACGTGCTCGAACACCGGTGGGCCGCCGGGCAGCGGATCCTGGCAGCCAGGGGCGTCACGGTGGCCGGGGTCGAGTTCACCGGCAACGACGGCGCCAAGGCCAAGAGCATCGTCTCGGACTACCTGCAACGCGGTGACATCAACGGGATCTGGATGGACGACGGCACGGCCGCGGTCCCGGTGCTCGAGGCCTTCGAGGACGCGGGCAAGCCGCTGCCCGTGATCTCCGGCGAGGACCAGCAGCAGTTCCTGGACAAGTGGCGTGGTGAGAAGCTGACCGCGCAGGCGCCGACGTACCCGACCTACCAGTGGCGTACCCCGGTGATCGCGGCGTTGAAGGTGCTCAAGGGCGAGCAGGTGCCCGAGGAGTGGATCCTGCCGCAGCCGGTGATCACGGACAGCACGCTGGACTCGTACCGCGGCGAGGGCATGCCGCCGTTGCACTACGCGCTGTGCGGCTGCCAGCGGATGCCGGGCTATCCCGGCAAGTGGAAATGACCCGATGAGAAGGATCGGGGTGAACACGTGGGTGTGGACGTCACCGCTCGACGACGGGGCACTTCGGGAGCTCGCGCCGAAGGTCG
This window contains:
- a CDS encoding ABC transporter permease, yielding MTAAEAAQPTRHKAIRGLRVTPTLTVYAALVVLLVIGSTLVGLHGGVLLDHGGILNILTRGTVLGLVAIGQTMVILTGSLDLSVAYLIGLCSLIAAETMAGDPGMVVPAVLLTVGFAALVGLVNGLVVTALKVNAFIATLGVALIIRGYLENTYTGPAGSVPRGFQHLGYDRIGPVPLSTVVMLVLAALVWWYLTRTKGGYHVYAVGGDVEVARLSGIRTGRTIVKMHVLCSVMAGLAALFLVSRLGSGAPHVGADGGYDLESIAAVVLGGTLLSGGRGGVAGTIGGVLILATLDTIFDDLGVTPFLKDVVRGAVLIVAVALYARSQLARRAR
- a CDS encoding substrate-binding domain-containing protein, with the protein product MKRLLSASFALLVLTGCSTDLPDAAPPGSSGAPSKPEFFDQAEHDRQLSLRDAKPVGPADKPWEQALNPEAADTARFAKPGPYEICFSNASVDNPWRQVGWKTMQVEATLHPEISKFTVLDAEAKDDKQISDIQQLTSGGCSALIVSPNTTATLTPAVQAACAKGIPVIVFDRGVNTQCPVTFIHPIGGYAFGATAAEFLASKVGQGGKVLALRVLPGVDVLEHRWAAGQRILAARGVTVAGVEFTGNDGAKAKSIVSDYLQRGDINGIWMDDGTAAVPVLEAFEDAGKPLPVISGEDQQQFLDKWRGEKLTAQAPTYPTYQWRTPVIAALKVLKGEQVPEEWILPQPVITDSTLDSYRGEGMPPLHYALCGCQRMPGYPGKWK